One genomic region from Candidatus Bathyarchaeia archaeon encodes:
- a CDS encoding MoaD/ThiS family protein, with protein MKVNVRFVGSFRNITKKGKIALELSEGVQLKEAIKQIIEKFPNMERALIDPELGDPRPNTLIIVNDCEISVLKGLETTLKDGDEVILIPVSHGG; from the coding sequence GTGAAGGTTAACGTTAGGTTTGTTGGCAGTTTCCGCAACATAACAAAAAAGGGCAAAATAGCACTAGAGCTAAGCGAAGGTGTACAACTCAAAGAAGCCATAAAACAAATTATTGAAAAATTTCCAAATATGGAAAGGGCCCTAATTGACCCGGAGCTAGGCGACCCGAGACCAAACACCCTAATAATTGTGAATGACTGTGAAATCAGCGTCTTAAAAGGTTTGGAAACAACCCTTAAGGATGGGGACGAAGTGATTTTAATTCCAGTTTCCCACGGAGGATAA